In the genome of Colletes latitarsis isolate SP2378_abdomen chromosome 9, iyColLati1, whole genome shotgun sequence, one region contains:
- the LOC143345574 gene encoding hexokinase type 2, with product MVFPTEYTLNEAIQVAPLVLSDDVRRQRIEQEVAGLKFSAATVRNIQDVFLSEMNRGIHQQPSSLQMENTYVPELLDGTEEGLYLALDLGGTNFRVLLVELAHGTPIREEVKKYHISSDLRVDSGIRLFDYLAKCVSDFVIEQGLQDVELSLGFTFSFPMIQHSLDIGILVTWTKTFSCPNVVNEDAVRLLREALARRGDTKVNVVAILNDTTGTLVQGSTLDPDTAIGLILGTGSNACYLERADRVEHWETERHGEREVIIDIEWGAFGDNGVLDFIKTDYDRENDANSLIVNSFTFEKYISGKYLGELVRIVLARLTKEGVLFVGDHTPGSILIPGNLTSDLVSVIEQDSVDGGYNNTIEVLENFGIVPDEEDVKVVQYVCEVVSNRAALLVSICLGVLLKRIDKENVTIAVDGSLYKHHPRLESWINQYIPLLAPEHKFKIIHAEDGSGKGAALVAAIAHRLQERM from the exons ATGGTCTTTCCCACAGAATATACTCTCAACGAGGCGATACAGGTAGCACCCCTTGTGCTTTCGGACGATGTGAGACGACAAAGG ATCGAGCAGGAAGTGGCGGGATTGAAATTTTCGGCCGCGACCGTGAGGAACATCCAGGACGTCTTCCTGTCAGAAATGAACAGGGGGATTCATCAGCAGCCATCGTCGTTGCAAATGGAGAACACTTACGTCCCGGAACTCCTCGACGGCACAG AGGAGGGTCTCTATTTGGCGTTGGATCTCGGGGGCACGAACTTCCGAGTGCTTTTAGTGGAACTGGCTCATGGAACACCTATAAGAGAAGAAGTGAAGAAGTATCACATTAGCTCCGATTTGAGAGTCGATTCGGGGATTCGTCTGTTCGATTATTTGGCCAAATGTGTCAGTGATTTCGTCATCGAGCAGGGTCTTCAGGACGTAGAGCTTTCCCTTG GTTTCACCTTTTCATTTCCTATGATTCAACATTCCTTGGACATTGGGATATTAGTAACTTGGACGAAAACCTTCAGTTGTCCCAATGTGGTGAACGAGGATGCTGTGAGATTACTTCGCGAAGCTCTGGCTCGTCGCGGCGATACCAAAGTAAATGTTGTGGCCATTTTGAACGACACTACGGGAACCTTGGTTCAAGGATCGACTTTGGATCCTGATACAGCGATTGGACTCATACTGGGCACTGGAAGCAACGCATGTTATCTTGAACGTGCCGATCGAGTCGAGCATTGGGAGACCGAAAGACACGGAGAACGCGAA GTTATCATCGACATCGAATGGGGTGCATTTGGAGATAACGGTGTCTTGGACTTCATCAAGACAGATTACGATCGCGAGAACGACGCGAACTCTCTTATTGTAAATTCATTCAC GTTCGAGAAGTATATTAGTGGGAAATACTTAGGCGAACTCGTGCGAATAGTGCTCGCGAGGTTAACCAAAGAAGGAGTTTTATTCGTAGGGGACCACACACCGGGATCTATTCTAATTCCTGGAAATCTTACCAGCGATTTGGTCTCGGTTATTGAACA AGACTCTGTGGACGGCGGTTACAACAACACGATAGAAGTTCTGGAGAATTTCGGTATCGTACCGGACGAAGAGGACGTGAAAGTTGTTCAGTACGTTTGCGAGGTAGTGTCCAATCGTGCGGCGCTCCTTGTATCGATAT GTCTTGGGGTCTTGTTGAAACGAATTGACAAGGAAAACGTAACGATTGCTGTAGACGGATCCCTTTACAAGCACCACCCGAGACTGGAATCTTGGATCAACCAGTATATTCCACTGCTAGCTCCCGAACATAAG TTCAAAATAATTCACGCTGAGGATGGGAGCGGAAAGGGCGCTGCCCTGGTGGCCGCAATCGCGCATAGACTTCAGGAAAGGATGTAa
- the Ceng1a gene encoding centaurin gamma 1A isoform X2 encodes MRVEYQSHKYQSFQFSAWIDALLLVFSLESEESFSIVCSFYNRMCSFRNMSEVPKILVGVQDSINDSNPRVIKDVRPRKLACDLRCPYYETCAIYGLNVERVFQDVCQKIIQHVSAKHYRCNGQQATDNETKYPVSMIAKNVQLLAKDMEATNSSKLNTSDKDEDSRSLHGSLTQNDSGTISDNFHNVQNQHGDLRSSILTPTTIRKFRRKSNIFTPSKKEKYNMGEMGVGREIPVKQGYLFKRSSKSLKEWKKKYVTLLEDGRLTYHSSLHDYMNDANGKEILLQYVTVKVPGKTPKGSKSSNAQEDSFEFSIISLENKTWHFEANNAEDRDSWISAIEQQILSSLQNSDGDKKNETDAFKMHCIKNKVSGNDACVDCAAPNPDWASLNLGVLMCIECSGIHRNLGSHISKVRSLDLDDWSAGQLSVMLALGNDIANSVWEYCLNGKQKPNSDSPREEKEQWIRWKYEDKIFLPPINPNISLGKLLIDSVCRGDMRAFTLCLARCSYEDINMSVSMEDLRTPLHLACATGNLAMAQLLIWHKANPHNLDHEGRTCMSYVRALERTLDNSSDSMEMQKLLEVLEQATVSGVDDVETAQY; translated from the exons ATGAGGGTGGAGTACCAGAGTCACAA ATATCAATCATTTCAGTTCTCCGCTTGGATAGATGCTTTATTGCTCGTGTTTAGTTTAGAGAGCGAAGAAAGTTTTTCGATAGTTTGCAGTTTCTATAATAGAATGTGTTCATTTCGAAATATGTCAGAagtaccaaaaatacttgtaggaGTACAAG ATTCAATAAATGATTCCAATCCTCGAGTTATAAAAGATGTTAGACCACGGAAATTGGCATGCGATCTAAGGTGTCCTTATTATGAAACATGTGCTATTTATGGTTTAAATGTTGAAAGAGTATTTCAAGATG TGTGTCAAAAAATTATACAACATGTATCTGCAAAACATTATCGATGTAATGGACAACAAGCAACAGATAATGAAACAAAGTATCCTGTTTCAATGATTGCAAAAAACGTACAGCTTCTTGCCAAAGACATGGAAGCAACAAATTCATCAAAACTAAAC ACGTCTGATAAAGATGAAGATTCGCGATCTCTTCACGGTAGTTTGACTCAAAATGATTCTGGAACGATAAGTGATAATTTTCATAATGTACAGAATCAGCATGGGGATCTAAGATCCTCGATTTTAACTCCAACTACTATCAG GAAATTTAGAAGAAAATCTAATATTTTTACCCCATCAAAAAAAGAGAAATACAATATGGGTGAAATGGGCGTTGGAAGGGAAATACCAGTGAAACAAGGATACTTATTTAAACGCAGTAGTAAATCTTTAAAagaatggaaaaaaaaatatgttacaTTGCTAGAAGATGGTCGTTTAACTTATCATTCCAGTTTAcat GACTATATGAATGATGCCAATGGAAAAGAAATATTATTACAATACGTAACTGTGAAAGTGCCTGGAAAAACACCTAAGGGTTCAAAGTCATCCAATGCTCAAG AGGATAGTTTCgaattttctattatttcgTTAGAAAATAAGACTTGGCATTTTGAAGCAAATAATGCTGAAGATAGAGATAGTTGGATTTCTGCTATAGAACAACAAATTTTATCAAGTTTGCAAAATAGCGATGGCGATAAAAAGAACGAAACTGATGCTTTCAAAATGCATTgtataaaaaataaagtatCAGGAAATGACGCGTGTGTAGATTGTGCAGCACCTA atCCAGATTGGGCTAGTCTAAACTTAGGTGTATTGATGTGCATCGAATGCTCGGGAATACACAGAAATTTAGGTTCACACATATCGAAAGTTAGGTCACTGGATTTAGACGATTGGTC CGCAGGTCAATTAAGTGTAATGTTAGCCCTTGGTAATGACATAGCAAATAGTGTTTGGGAATATTGTTTAAACGGAAAACAAAAACCGAATTCAGATTCTCCTAGAGAAGAAAAGGAGCAATGGATCAGATGGAAATACGAAGATAAAATCTTTTTACCACCAATTAACCCAAACATTTCTTTAGGAAAATTGCTTATTGATTCAGTTTGCCG GGGCGATATGAGAGCGTTTACATTGTGCTTGGCCAGATGTAGTTACGAAGATATTAATATGTCTGTCAGTATGGAAGATTTAAGGACACCTCTCCATTTAGCTTGTGCCACAGGAAACTTAGCTATGGCACAACTTTTAATATGG CATAAAGCAAATCCACATAACCTAGACCATGAAGGACGTACGTGTATGTCATACGTACGAGCACTTGAAAGAACGCTTGACAATTCATCGGATTCTATGGAAATGCAGAAGCTTCTTGAAGTACTTGAACAAGCTACTGTCTCTGGAGTAGATGATGTAGAAACGGCTCAGTATTAA
- the LOC143345577 gene encoding NADH dehydrogenase [ubiquinone] 1 alpha subcomplex assembly factor 4, translating into MGGIYSRITRPIRRYNIENRAHKIISKEKPIAAPQYPSVAQQKEIVDKLHPDFMDTYSKKDAQLDDRLKSVYVSSIDSENKSWSKNGSSTKPLPQEKSDYVESDDGFRDPVVVPEGKCSLRQALNFLRKYKEKFPEYTVEQIALEYKLDKQVAANIVEHFRVPETKHINTINRYPATSVKKLLEEMKSKGPHDL; encoded by the exons ATGGGAGGCATATATTCTCGGATCACGAGGCCAATTCGCAGATACAATATCGAGAATCGTGCacataaaattatttcaaaagaGAAACCAATAGCTGCACCTCAATATCCCTCAGTAGCCCAGCAAAAAGAAATTGTAGATAAAT TACATCCTGATTTTATGGATACTTATTCTAAAAAGGATGCACAGTTGGATGATCGCTTAAAAAGTGTCTATGTCTCATCCATTGATTCAGAG AATAAATCATGGTCGAAGAATGGAAGTTCAACCAAGCCTTTACCACAAGAAAAATCTGATTATGTTGAATCTGATGATGGATTCCGTGATCCGGTTGTAGTACCTGAGGGTAAATGTTCCCTAAGGCAAGCTTTGAATTTTCTTAGAAAGTACAAAGAAAAGTTTCCTGAATATACTGTAGAACAAATAGCTCTCGAATATAAGCTAGACAAACAAGTAGCAG caAATATTGTGGAGCATTTTAGAGTCCCTGAAACTAAGCATATAAATACAATTAATAGGTATCCAGCAACCTCTGTGAAAAAGTTGTTAGAGGAGATGAAGTCTAAAGGTCCACATGATCTATAA
- the Ceng1a gene encoding centaurin gamma 1A isoform X1 gives MTTEQSVHDHSLAIRQEIQRFESVHPSIYAIYDLIDLISDTHVAKQIREHVVAIEDSFVNSHEWTLARDVPELHLGIIGSSDSGKSALVHRYLTGSFMHEESPEGGRFKKEVFINDQSYLLLIRDEGGVPESQFSAWIDALLLVFSLESEESFSIVCSFYNRMCSFRNMSEVPKILVGVQDSINDSNPRVIKDVRPRKLACDLRCPYYETCAIYGLNVERVFQDVCQKIIQHVSAKHYRCNGQQATDNETKYPVSMIAKNVQLLAKDMEATNSSKLNTSDKDEDSRSLHGSLTQNDSGTISDNFHNVQNQHGDLRSSILTPTTIRKFRRKSNIFTPSKKEKYNMGEMGVGREIPVKQGYLFKRSSKSLKEWKKKYVTLLEDGRLTYHSSLHDYMNDANGKEILLQYVTVKVPGKTPKGSKSSNAQEDSFEFSIISLENKTWHFEANNAEDRDSWISAIEQQILSSLQNSDGDKKNETDAFKMHCIKNKVSGNDACVDCAAPNPDWASLNLGVLMCIECSGIHRNLGSHISKVRSLDLDDWSAGQLSVMLALGNDIANSVWEYCLNGKQKPNSDSPREEKEQWIRWKYEDKIFLPPINPNISLGKLLIDSVCRGDMRAFTLCLARCSYEDINMSVSMEDLRTPLHLACATGNLAMAQLLIWHKANPHNLDHEGRTCMSYVRALERTLDNSSDSMEMQKLLEVLEQATVSGVDDVETAQY, from the exons ATGACAACTGAGCAGAGCGTGCACGATCATTCTCTTGCAATTAGACAAGAAATACAACGTTTCGAAAGTGTTCATCCATCCATATATGCTATTTATGACTTGATAGATCTCATATCTGATACACATGTTGCAAAACAGATTCGCGAACATGTTGTTGCAATCGAAG ATTCCTTTGTTAATAGTCATGAATGGACATTGGCTAGAGATGTTCCGGAATTACATTTAGGAATTATTGGTTCGTCTGACTCAGGAAAATCTGCTTTAGTTCATAGATATCTGACTGGTTCTTTCATGCATGAAGAATCTCCAGAAGGTGGTCGTTTTAAAAAGGAAGTTTTTATCAATGATCAAAGTTATCTCTTATTAATTAGAGATGAGGGTGGAGTACCAGAGTCACAA TTCTCCGCTTGGATAGATGCTTTATTGCTCGTGTTTAGTTTAGAGAGCGAAGAAAGTTTTTCGATAGTTTGCAGTTTCTATAATAGAATGTGTTCATTTCGAAATATGTCAGAagtaccaaaaatacttgtaggaGTACAAG ATTCAATAAATGATTCCAATCCTCGAGTTATAAAAGATGTTAGACCACGGAAATTGGCATGCGATCTAAGGTGTCCTTATTATGAAACATGTGCTATTTATGGTTTAAATGTTGAAAGAGTATTTCAAGATG TGTGTCAAAAAATTATACAACATGTATCTGCAAAACATTATCGATGTAATGGACAACAAGCAACAGATAATGAAACAAAGTATCCTGTTTCAATGATTGCAAAAAACGTACAGCTTCTTGCCAAAGACATGGAAGCAACAAATTCATCAAAACTAAAC ACGTCTGATAAAGATGAAGATTCGCGATCTCTTCACGGTAGTTTGACTCAAAATGATTCTGGAACGATAAGTGATAATTTTCATAATGTACAGAATCAGCATGGGGATCTAAGATCCTCGATTTTAACTCCAACTACTATCAG GAAATTTAGAAGAAAATCTAATATTTTTACCCCATCAAAAAAAGAGAAATACAATATGGGTGAAATGGGCGTTGGAAGGGAAATACCAGTGAAACAAGGATACTTATTTAAACGCAGTAGTAAATCTTTAAAagaatggaaaaaaaaatatgttacaTTGCTAGAAGATGGTCGTTTAACTTATCATTCCAGTTTAcat GACTATATGAATGATGCCAATGGAAAAGAAATATTATTACAATACGTAACTGTGAAAGTGCCTGGAAAAACACCTAAGGGTTCAAAGTCATCCAATGCTCAAG AGGATAGTTTCgaattttctattatttcgTTAGAAAATAAGACTTGGCATTTTGAAGCAAATAATGCTGAAGATAGAGATAGTTGGATTTCTGCTATAGAACAACAAATTTTATCAAGTTTGCAAAATAGCGATGGCGATAAAAAGAACGAAACTGATGCTTTCAAAATGCATTgtataaaaaataaagtatCAGGAAATGACGCGTGTGTAGATTGTGCAGCACCTA atCCAGATTGGGCTAGTCTAAACTTAGGTGTATTGATGTGCATCGAATGCTCGGGAATACACAGAAATTTAGGTTCACACATATCGAAAGTTAGGTCACTGGATTTAGACGATTGGTC CGCAGGTCAATTAAGTGTAATGTTAGCCCTTGGTAATGACATAGCAAATAGTGTTTGGGAATATTGTTTAAACGGAAAACAAAAACCGAATTCAGATTCTCCTAGAGAAGAAAAGGAGCAATGGATCAGATGGAAATACGAAGATAAAATCTTTTTACCACCAATTAACCCAAACATTTCTTTAGGAAAATTGCTTATTGATTCAGTTTGCCG GGGCGATATGAGAGCGTTTACATTGTGCTTGGCCAGATGTAGTTACGAAGATATTAATATGTCTGTCAGTATGGAAGATTTAAGGACACCTCTCCATTTAGCTTGTGCCACAGGAAACTTAGCTATGGCACAACTTTTAATATGG CATAAAGCAAATCCACATAACCTAGACCATGAAGGACGTACGTGTATGTCATACGTACGAGCACTTGAAAGAACGCTTGACAATTCATCGGATTCTATGGAAATGCAGAAGCTTCTTGAAGTACTTGAACAAGCTACTGTCTCTGGAGTAGATGATGTAGAAACGGCTCAGTATTAA
- the LOC143345569 gene encoding protein zwilch homolog produces MNYELDTLRKVLNPSIKVNKLYLSYVARLFPEYKDSPSIILYKQQCTESLNNDSEHIDNDETNKFNVTGSPLKYSFDDIDFEDSIMVIKQSWSKTEEKYLPLSRVEACDALNACIELITDAFPPIFALCNGEDKKKCRLLGTTIQGQWFTTIEVCSADTETFDVIKNSSSSILQQHLKLSHVQEYNVIVSAFNTFDLFGTKEEMINWDENVKRNFKGSLSIEVDTCNLSLYSSTRASKNNLVVQVVTGSKISPLKELWTQLLLLNQYLNIIEEYNKNVTSNISTLLEFPHDFTSPYKEEHGTIIRNLDLLLNEDYSYKNVDINDPREINFVNECLDNNLKIEQYIEQLPGRYNLDFTDFLWELLIKNTNYVKMTECIRIILEEIIINESSSQVNLSNSTRFAKIISNPNEHRIISHLLSGSLPLEYVVDMGFTKLFRDYMYILINAGLVDLHDIDHKLGNVSRGEFTVDSYRKKLMYMVQIHVCLEFMLLIQNNLEYSTNDLKPLFLCAFKQYVCEESPIQNYHDLHQNIIYSLNVPLPVSTIDNLNKEIPTTRRISLSSQSKLSKLTTIKYYSRLPLFPTVINPPDNLYEEYYVTNAICSSNKFK; encoded by the exons ATGAATTATGAACTCGATACATTACGAAAAGTTTTAAATCCGTCTATAAAAGTGAATAAACTTTACTTGTCGTACGTGGCTCGACTATTTCCGGAATATAAGGATTCGCCGAGTATTATTTTGtataaacaa CAATGTACAGAATCTTTGAATAATGATTCTGAACACATTGATAATGATGAAACAAACA aatttAATGTTACTGGATCACCTTTGAAATATTCATTTGATGATATTGATTTTGAGGATAGTATTATGGTGATAAAACAAAGttggtccaaaacagaagaaaaatATCTACCATTAAGCAGAGTGGAAGCATG tGATGCATTAAATGCATGTATTGAATTAATAACGGATGCTTTCCCTCCAATATTTGCACTTTGCAATGGTGAGGATAAGAAAAAATGTAGATTATTAGGTACAACTATTCAAGGGCAATGGTTTACTACAATTGAAGTTTGTTCAGCTgatactgaaacttttgatgttATCAAAAATTCTTCTTCAAGCATTCTTCAACAGCATTTAAAACTTTCACATGTACAAGAATATAAT GTTATTGTATCTGCATTTAATACTTTTGATTTATTTGGAACAAAAGAAGAAATGATTAATTGGGATGAAAATGTAAAACGCAATTTTAAAGGAAGTTTAAGCATAGAAGTAGATACTTGTAATTTATCATTATATTCATCCACAAGAGCATCAAAGAATAATTTGGTAGTTCAAGTTGTTACAGGATCAAAAATTAGTCCTTTGAAAGAATTGTGGACCCAATTATTGTTGTTAAATCAATACTTGAATATTATAGAAGAATATAATAAAAACGTAACTTCTAATATTTCAACTCTCTTAGAATTTCCACATGATTTCACAAGTCCATATAAAGAG GAACATGGTACAATAATAAGAAATTTAGACCTTTTATTAAATGAAGACTACAGTTATAAAAATGTCGATATTAACGATCCacgtgaaattaattttgtaaatgaatgtttagataataatttgaaaattgaacaatATATAGAACAACTTCCAGGCAGATATAACTTAGATTTTACAGATTTTTTATGGGAATTGCTCATCA AGAATACAAATTATGTTAAAATGACAGAGTGTATTCGTATAATACTCgaagaaattataataaatgagAGTTCTTCACag gtaaatttgtcaaattcaaCAAGATTCGCCAAAATTATTTCCAATCCAAATGAGCACAGAATAATTTCACATTTACTGTCTGGTAGTTTACCATTGGAATATGTGGTAGATATGGGTTTTACAAAATTATTCAGAgactatatgtatattttaataaatgcaGGACTTGTTGACCTACATGATATAGACCACAAATTAGGAAATGTGTCGCGTGGTGAATTTACAGTCGATTCCTATAG GAAAAAATTAATGTATATGGTACAAATTCATGTATGTTTGGAGTTTATGTTACTTATTCAAAATAATTTAGAATATTCAACTAATGATCTAAAGCCTTTATTTTTATGTGCTTTCAAACAATACGTTTGCGAAGAATCGCCTATACAAAATTATCATGATCTGCATCAAAACATAATCTACAGTCTAAATGTTCCCCTTCCCGTTTCAACAATCGATAATTTGAATAAGGA GATTCCTACTACACGAAGAATTTCACTTTCTTCACAATCCAAGTTATCAAAATTGACAACTATTAAATACTATAGTCGATTACCTTTATTTCCAACAGTTATTAATCCTCCAG ACAATTTATACGAAGAATATTATGTTACGAATGCTATTTGTTCatctaataaatttaaataa
- the Nompb gene encoding intraflagellar transport protein 88-like protein nompB — MTAAQLDDDIYDGYNDYSSVYNIKDIEQDDFFHETLNTGYGRRSIFTPKVPGTAMRLGTSSGFHRTGTGISVRPSTSGIRPMTAVRGAGYTSSSRQVFDPLNMSSSVKGPAPPLETGKEDTPTEKIKVTERKIMEIIENSVEAAYENNMRVALERAREASSRERALIRLQEQAGLSDSHNVDLTFAVIFNLATQYTNNNMFTEAIATYQAITRNRMFSNSARLKVNMGNIYVKMGQLSQAIKMYRMAFDQAPAAHKDLRIKIMHNIGMLFVQMGRLEEAANSFEWVMKERAEFKAGLHAVLCHFALSHRDKMKRAFLELLEVQLNIDQEDRYNISTDDVVSNILNETLKNDDLSKLEKELKLEAEKTILSAAKLIAPSIEDTLTAGFAWCVDTIKSSAYGLLAADLEISKAMVFLHNRETQLAIDTLKMFENRESKANSAAATMLSFIYFLQGDYDQAERCGEIARNADTYNAAAYVNLSACAIRKGELHIARELLFCALDTDASHVQALYNLGLVYKKQGMYEEALECFWKIRNIVRHDPQTLYQIGHLYQLTNDIDQASEWFNQLLGIIPSDPGVLQKIGEMYDGTGDKQQAYQFYSDSYRFFPANFEVIDWLGSYFVSMQVAEKALVYFKKAVQLAPDDPRWRLLVAACLRRTGQFHKALLEYQDIHEKFPENVECLKFLVRLCSDLGLKEAQLYATELKRAEKAKELKDRQGSARQGSRMSNSGASSRTGSGMSVLSDHRSSPTFGRRDTQSLSSAGVSRPNRMSTTENYAETVSDVNDQPSTSYVDPVGPLPIRPMTSIGKRDDDFGDEELGDDLLPQ, encoded by the exons ATGACTGCTGCACAACTTGATGATGATATATATGATGGATATAATGATTATTCATCAGTATATAATATCAAAGATATTGAACAAGatgatttttttcacgaaactcTTAATACAGGGTATGGAAGAAGATCAATT TTTACACCAAAGGTGCCTGGTACTGCAATGCGTTTAGGTACATCAAGTGGA TTTCATAGAACCGGTACAGGTATTTCTGTACGTCCAAGTACTAGTGGTATTAGGCCAATGACTGCAGTCAGAGGTGCTGGTTATACCAGCAGCAGTCGTCAAGTTTTTGATCCACTTAATATGAGTAGTAGTGTTAAAGGACCTGCACCACCCTTAGAAACTGGGAAAGAAGACAC gcCAACAGAGAAAATAAAAGTAACTGAAAGAAAAATAATGGAGATAATAGAGAATTCAGTAGAAGCAGCATATGAAAACAACATGAGAGTTGCTCTAGAGAGAGCAAGAGAAGCATCTTCAAGAGAACGGGCTCTTATTAGACTGCAAGAGCAAGCTGGACTCAGTGACAGTCACAATGTAGATTTAACATTTGCT GTTATTTTTAATTTGGCAACTCAATATACGAACAATAATATGTTTACAGAAGCTATAGCTACATATCAAGCTATAACAAGAAATAGAATGTTCAGTAACAGTGCTAGACTTAAAGTGAATATGGGAAATATATATGTTAAAATGGGGCAATTGTCCCAGGCAATTAAAATGTATAGAATGGCATTTGATCAAGCACCAGCAGCTCATAAAGACTTAAG AATAAAAATAATGCATAACATTGGAATGTTATTTGTACAAATGGGTCGTTTAGAAGAAGCAGCTAATAGTTTTGAATGGGTGATGAAAGAAAGAGCTGAATTTAAAGCAGGGTTGCATGCTGTTTTATGCCATTTTGCATTGTCTCATAGAGATAAAATGAAAAGAGCATTTTTAGAGTTATTAGAAGTTCAACTTAACATAGATCAGGAGGACAGATATAACATAAGTACT GATGATGTTGTTTCTAATATATTAAATGAAACTTTGAAAAATGATGATTTATCCAAGTTAGAGAAAGAATTGAAATTGGAAGCTGAGAAAACCATACTTTCTGCTGCAAAACTTATAGCACCTAGTATCGAGGATACGCTTACCGCGGGATTTGCTTG GTGTGTCGATACTATAAAATCTTCAGCTTATGGACTACTAGCTGCTGATTTAGAAATTAGTAAAGCTATGGTATTTTTACACAATCGAGAAACTCAGTTAGCTATCGATACAttgaaaatgttcgaaaatcgagaaagtaAAGCTAATAGCGCAGCTGCGACCATGCTTTCGTTTATTTATTTCCTT CAAGGAGATTACGATCAAGCAGAAAGATGCGGAGAAATCGCTCGAAATGCGGATACTTACAATGCAGCAGCTTATGTTAATTTATCCGCTTGCGCGATCAGAAAGGGCGAATTACATATTGCTAGAGAGCTTCTCTTTTGTGCATTAGACACGGATGCTAGTCATGTGCAGGCGCTTTATAATTTAG gattagtgtacaaaaaacaAGGTATGTACGAAGAAGCATTGGAATGCTTTTGGAAAATTCGTAATATTGTTAGACACGATCCACAAACACTATATCAAATTGGTCATTTGTATCAACTGACGAACGATATAGACCAAGCATCGGAATG GTTTAATCAGTTGCTGGGTATAATACCATCTGACCCTGGAGTTCTGCAAAAGATAGGAGAAATGTATGATGGAACTGGAGATAAACAACAAGCATATCAATTTTATAGCGAT TCTTACAGATTTTTCCCTGCGAATTTTGAAGTAATTGATTGGCTTGGATCATATTTCGTATCAATGCAG GTTGCCGAAAAGGCTTTAGTTTATTTCAAAAAAGCAGTGCAACTTGCTCCCGATGATCCAAGATGGCGATTACTTGTCGCGGCATGTTTAAGACGAACTGGCCAATTTCATAAAGCTCTTTTAGAGTATCAAGATATCCACGAGAAATTTCCTGAAAATGTTGAATGTCTTAAATTTTTGGTTCGTTTATGTAGCGATCTTGGTTTAAAGGAGGCACAATTATATGCAACGGAATTAAAGCGAGCCGAAAAAGCAAAGGAACTAAAAGATAGACAAGGATCAGCAAGACAAG GATCGAGAATGAGTAATAGCGGGGCGTCATCGCGAACGGGTTCAGGGATGAGTGTATTGTCAGATCACAGGTCAAGTCCCACTTTTGGTAGAAGAGATACTCAAAGTTTGAGTAGTGCTGGTGTTTCACGGCCTAATCGAATGTCTACAACTGAAAATTACGCAGAAACGGTGTCCGATGTGAATGATCAACCGA gTACTTCGTATGTAGATCCAGTAGGTCCTCTCCCTATCCGACCCATGACATCCATCGGAAAAAGGGACGATGATTTCGGCGATGAAGAACTCGGTGATGATCTTTTACCACAGTAA